From Candidatus Omnitrophota bacterium, one genomic window encodes:
- the nuoB gene encoding NADH-quinone oxidoreductase subunit NuoB, whose product MSIKTKALTKSIWVFHVSCGSCNNCDIEILDCFTPRHDIERFGVQLIGSVRHADAILITGAMNRKSVPRMKKIYEQAPKPCVVVAVGQCALSRHMFRYSYNVREPLDEILPVDLYIPGCPPKPEAIISGIVKLVEKLNKGK is encoded by the coding sequence AAACTAAAGCATTAACCAAATCAATCTGGGTTTTTCATGTTAGCTGCGGATCGTGCAATAACTGCGATATCGAAATACTGGATTGTTTTACGCCTAGGCATGATATAGAACGTTTTGGCGTGCAATTGATCGGTTCGGTCAGGCACGCCGACGCTATTCTTATTACCGGGGCCATGAATAGGAAATCCGTGCCGAGAATGAAAAAGATCTATGAGCAGGCACCTAAACCCTGCGTGGTAGTTGCCGTCGGGCAATGTGCCCTTTCGCGGCACATGTTCCGCTATAGTTATAATGTCAGGGAACCGCTTGATGAGATATTGCCGGTAGACCTTTATATTCCGGGTTGCCCTCCGAAGCCGGAGGCAATAATCTCCGGGATCGTTAAGTTGGTAGAGAAATTAAATAAAGGTAAATAA